In the Pseudorasbora parva isolate DD20220531a chromosome 23, ASM2467924v1, whole genome shotgun sequence genome, one interval contains:
- the LOC137063025 gene encoding olfactory receptor 5P52-like: protein MQNGNSANNSIIHPAGFYIVGLSSVPYINIYVMFLTVLFVITVICNVFLITIIYYDHRLHVPKFMAVGNLALVDLILSTSLVPAMIKIHLALDNFLPFKLCLVQMFTYYTFVSLESLSICILSYDRFIAICLPLRQESINTNTRMAYIIGAIWLFCIFINIYATTSILPLSFCYSLEVNSYFCDFAPVLLLACNDMTHQWILATASTMVVIFIPLTFIFLTYIGILITVFRMKNNQSRYKALATCTEHLIIVTFFFIPVFIIFNLSFFGVLWHPNIGLVCLSLSSLITPCVNPIIYSLKTKEIRSRINFLLTHRLSVHPHKNAH from the coding sequence ATGCAGAACGGCAACTCTGCCAACAACTCCATCATTCATCCTGCAGGATTTTACATTGTTGGCTTGAGTTCAGTGCCTTACATTAATATCTATGTCATGTTCCTCACTGTGCTCTTTGTAATCACAGTCATTTGCAATGTATTTCTGATCACCATCATTTACTATGACCACCGACTGCATGTCCCTAAGTTCATGGCTGTTGGTAATCTGGCTCTGGTTGATCTTATTCTCAGCACTTCTCTTGTGCCTGCCATGATAAAGATTCACCTTGCTCTAGACAATTTTTTGCCATTCAAACTGTGCCTTGTGCAAATGTTCACTTACTATACTTTTGTATCCCTCGAATCATTGTCCATATGTATTCTCTCTTATGACAGATTCATTGCAATCTGCTTGCCTTTAAGACAGGAGTCTATAAACACAAACACCAGAATGGCTTATATAATTGGTGCAATTtggttattttgtatttttataaatatctaTGCTACTACATCCATCCTGCCTCTTTCATTTTGTTACTCTCTTGAGGTCAACAGCTATTTTTGCGATTTTGCTCCTGTTTTACTACTTGCTTGCAACGATATGACACATCAGTGGATTTTGGCCACTGCTTCAACTATGGTCGTCATATTTATACCTTTGACTTTTATTTTCTTGACTTATATTGGTATATTGATCACTGTATTCAGAATGAAAAATAATCAGAGCCGTTATAAGGCATTGGCCACATGCACCGAACACCTCATAATAGTGACCTTTTTCTTCATTCCAGTTTTTATTAtctttaatctttcattttttgGAGTTTTATGGCACCCAAACATAGGTCTGGTGTGCTTGTCTTTGTCATCCCTCATCACACCCTGTGTGAatcccatcatttactcattgAAAACTAAAGAGATTCGAAGCAGGATTAATTTTTTGTTAACCCACAGACTGTCTGTTCATCCTCATAAAAATGCACATTAA
- the LOC137062967 gene encoding olfactory receptor 2AG2-like, whose protein sequence is MQNGNSANNSIIHPAGFYIVGLSSVPYINIYVMFITVLYVITVICNVFLITIIYYDHRLHVPKFMAVGNLALVDLILSTSLVPAMIKIHLALDNFLPFKLCLVQMFTYYTFVSLESLSICILSYDRFIAICLPLRQESINTNTRMAYIIGAIWLFCIFIIIYATTSILPLSFCYSLEVNSYFCDFAPVLLLACNDMTHQWILATALTMVFIVVPLTFIFLTYIGILIAVFRMKNNQSRYKALATCTEHLIIVTFFFIPVFIIFNLSFFRVLWHPKIGLVCLSLSSLITPCVNPIIYSLKTKEIRSRIFFLLTHRLSVHPHKNAH, encoded by the coding sequence ATGCAGAACGGCAACTCTGCCAACAACTCCATAATTCATCCTGCAGGATTTTACATTGTTGGCTTGAGTTCAGTGCCTTACATTAATATCTATGTCATGTTTATTACTGTTCTCTATGTAATCACAGTCATTTGCAATGTCTTTCTGATCACCATCATTTACTATGACCACCGACTGCATGTCCCTAAATTCATGGCTGTTGGTAATCTGGCTCTGGTTGATCTTATTCTCAGCACTTCTCTTGTTCCTGCCATGATAAAGATTCACCTTGCTCTAGACAATTTTTTGCCATTCAAACTGTGCCTTGTGCAAATGTTCACTTACTATACTTTTGTATCCCTCGAATCATTGTCCATATGTATTCTCTCTTATGACAGATTCATTGCAATCTGCTTGCCTTTAAGACAGGAGTCTATAAACACAAACACCAGAATGGCTTATATAATTGGTGCAATTtggttattttgtatttttataataatctaTGCTACTACATCCATCCTGCCTCTTTCATTTTGTTACTCTCTTGAGGTCAACAGCTATTTTTGCGATTTTGCTCCTGTTTTACTACTTGCTTGCAACGATATGACACATCAGTGGATTTTGGCCACTGCTTTAACTATGGTCTTCATAGTTGTACCTTTGACTTTTATTTTCTTGACTTATATTGGTATATTGATTGCTGTATTCAGAATGAAAAATAATCAGAGCCGTTATAAGGCATTGGCCACATGCACCGAACACCTCATAATAGTGACCTTTTTCTTCATTCCAGTTTTTATTAtctttaatctttcattttttcGAGTTTTATGGCACCCAAAAATAGGTCTGGTGTGCTTGTCTTTGTCATCCCTCATCACACCCTGTGTGAatcccatcatttactcattgAAAACTAAAGAGATTCGAAGcaggatattttttttgttaaccCACAGACTGTCTGTTCATCCTCATAAAAATGCACATTAA